Proteins encoded together in one Leptospira meyeri window:
- the murJ gene encoding murein biosynthesis integral membrane protein MurJ, which translates to MTKQAKGNESSTRRSLALSFYTFLSRILGLVRDHFMAVSFGTGMVASAFSVAYRLPNMFRNLLAEGTLSQSFMPIFSEYEKIGVLEARVMAGTVLSFLFLCLSLFVAMFWFFAAGFLPALVGGSPEYGALVVELSLVLFFLIMTASLSSIFMSISNSHHNYFVPSLSPIILNFSYLVVFVFIFPFYHEIREKVFVLAYGIVTGGVLQLLVQAWYVYKNGYGPIFRLNLKHPAIRKIFKLMLPAALGGSFYQIGLLVDIFLANYIQNQNPGLGAVVSLDYSQRLVQLPTGIIGVALATTILPSLLKDLREGREDNVPKEISDVLAFAFFLTLPASVGLAVLGETVLDSIYFGGRWDHLATITAFYPLVFYSFAIPFYSINKVLVSSYYAFSDTKTPLRIQLVSFFLSVLVSIGLMFFLKHSAIALASALSASVTSSLLLYYLKSHQVKIPFLTVWFRILKMMPALFGLFLWLVFSEWAVKPILVTYLSDGLGLGFANVSRICLVVSILPAVIIYFVMAGITKLPEADIILGRFFRKIRKKST; encoded by the coding sequence ATGACAAAACAAGCCAAGGGAAATGAGTCAAGTACCCGACGGTCACTTGCTCTTTCTTTTTACACTTTTTTATCCCGAATATTGGGTCTTGTCCGTGACCATTTTATGGCTGTTAGTTTTGGAACAGGTATGGTTGCCTCAGCCTTTAGCGTGGCTTACCGTCTTCCCAATATGTTTCGGAACTTACTTGCGGAAGGAACACTTAGCCAATCCTTTATGCCGATATTTTCTGAATATGAAAAGATAGGAGTTTTAGAAGCTCGTGTGATGGCAGGAACTGTTCTTAGTTTCCTTTTCCTTTGTTTGTCTTTATTTGTAGCTATGTTTTGGTTTTTTGCTGCTGGTTTTTTGCCGGCACTTGTGGGTGGGTCTCCTGAATATGGAGCACTAGTCGTTGAACTTTCGTTAGTTTTGTTTTTTCTCATTATGACTGCCAGTTTATCTTCGATTTTTATGTCGATTTCCAACTCTCATCATAATTATTTTGTACCTTCTCTCTCTCCCATCATTCTTAACTTTAGTTATTTGGTTGTTTTTGTTTTTATATTTCCTTTTTATCATGAGATTCGGGAAAAAGTATTTGTTCTTGCTTATGGAATTGTAACGGGAGGGGTTTTACAGCTTCTAGTCCAAGCTTGGTATGTTTACAAAAATGGATATGGCCCCATCTTTCGTTTGAATTTGAAACATCCAGCCATTCGTAAAATCTTTAAACTCATGTTACCGGCTGCCCTTGGAGGAAGTTTTTATCAAATCGGGCTTCTTGTAGATATTTTTTTAGCTAACTACATTCAGAACCAAAACCCAGGTCTTGGAGCAGTGGTGAGTTTGGATTATTCTCAAAGACTAGTACAACTTCCTACAGGAATCATTGGAGTGGCACTTGCGACTACCATTTTGCCTTCCCTATTGAAAGACCTTCGCGAAGGAAGAGAAGATAATGTTCCAAAAGAAATTTCCGATGTATTGGCATTCGCATTTTTTTTAACACTACCAGCAAGCGTTGGTTTGGCGGTTCTTGGGGAAACGGTTTTGGATTCGATATATTTCGGAGGGCGTTGGGACCACTTGGCTACGATCACTGCTTTTTATCCACTAGTCTTTTATTCTTTTGCGATTCCGTTTTATAGCATCAATAAAGTTTTGGTTTCTTCCTATTATGCTTTTTCTGACACAAAAACTCCCTTAAGAATCCAATTGGTATCTTTTTTCTTAAGTGTCCTCGTAAGTATTGGGCTTATGTTCTTTTTGAAACATTCTGCCATTGCTTTGGCCTCAGCTCTCAGTGCTTCTGTGACCTCTTCGTTATTATTGTATTATCTGAAATCCCATCAGGTAAAAATTCCTTTCCTTACTGTTTGGTTTCGCATTTTGAAAATGATGCCGGCCCTCTTTGGACTTTTCCTTTGGTTGGTTTTTTCTGAATGGGCAGTAAAACCCATCTTAGTTACCTATCTTTCCGATGGCTTAGGACTCGGTTTTGCAAATGTGAGTCGGATTTGTCTTGTGGTTTCCATTCTCCCTGCAGTGATCATCTATTTTGTTATGGCAGGAATTACTAAATTGCCGGAAGCAGATATTATATTGGGAAGGTTTTTTAGGAAGATTCGAAAAAAATCCACTTAA